Proteins from a single region of Paraflavitalea devenefica:
- a CDS encoding ABC transporter permease yields MFRNYFKTAIRNLLRNKSYAVINITGLTVGIAACLLIYLIVSYHLSFDTFHSKKDRIYRAVSEFRGEHEVTHSSGVPFPVPRGLREDFPELAKVAGILGSGNDQITVLDEHNQPGKKFKEARGFFFAEPELFEILDFNWLAGDPKTALSDPNTVVLTQEMAEKYFGDWHAAMGRSIKFENADILKVTGILENPPPNTDVPLKIVASFKTFKSPNLTDWVSIYSSHNCFVLLPENYPASRLSALLPGFVKKHKPAENAGDGILLQPLSNMHFDTRFNTLSRQTFSRELITALSMVGLFLLIVACVNFINLATAQAVNRAKEVGVRKVLGSDRKHLIIQFMGETFLITLLAVVLATGVASLVITSLNALLQIQLSLSFFNNLTIPVFLLAVTLLVTVLAGFYPALVLSGYNPITALKSKIAATTTGGLTLRRSLVVFQFAIAQVLIIGMLVVVSQMNYFKNASLGFTKDHILNVPIPADSAGRAKIDYLRAQLQQQPGVENLSFHFASPADNGNSSSDFKFGNTDKNSGFEANLKWTDVDYFKTYDIAFVAGKPFQPNDTVREFVVNETLLKKLGIKDPQEALGKRINLWDGIHVGNICGVVKDFHARSLRTPIDPIILAPSKAYYRAFSVKMHPDKAKETMAYIEKLWTSTYPDFVYEYQFLDEKIDNFYRRETQLSQLYTIFAAIAIFISCLGLYGLVSFMAAQRVKEVGIRKVLGASVGNIVYLFSREFTLLIIISFAIAGPLAWYLMTKWLQDFEYRIPLGAGIFLVAIAGSIVIAWITVGYRAVRAALANPVKSLRSE; encoded by the coding sequence ATGTTCAGGAACTACTTCAAAACCGCCATCCGCAACCTCCTCCGTAACAAAAGTTACGCAGTCATCAATATTACCGGTCTCACGGTGGGTATAGCCGCCTGTCTGCTCATCTACCTCATCGTGAGCTATCACCTCAGCTTTGACACCTTCCATAGCAAGAAGGACCGTATATACAGGGCCGTATCAGAATTCAGGGGAGAGCATGAAGTAACCCATAGTTCAGGCGTACCTTTTCCGGTTCCCCGTGGATTGCGGGAAGACTTTCCCGAACTGGCTAAAGTGGCCGGCATACTGGGTAGTGGCAATGACCAGATTACCGTACTGGATGAACATAACCAGCCGGGAAAGAAATTTAAAGAAGCCAGAGGTTTCTTCTTTGCTGAACCGGAACTCTTTGAAATATTAGATTTCAACTGGCTGGCCGGCGATCCCAAAACAGCCTTATCGGATCCCAATACCGTAGTCCTTACACAGGAAATGGCAGAGAAGTATTTTGGCGACTGGCATGCAGCCATGGGACGTTCTATTAAATTTGAGAATGCAGATATATTGAAAGTGACCGGCATCCTGGAAAATCCGCCGCCCAATACTGATGTACCATTAAAGATAGTAGCCTCTTTTAAAACCTTTAAAAGCCCCAACCTCACCGATTGGGTAAGCATCTACAGCTCGCATAACTGCTTTGTGCTGCTGCCCGAAAATTACCCGGCTTCGAGGCTCAGCGCCTTATTGCCTGGCTTTGTGAAGAAACACAAACCGGCCGAGAATGCCGGAGATGGTATCCTCTTACAGCCGCTCAGCAATATGCACTTTGATACCCGCTTCAACACTTTATCACGCCAAACCTTTAGCCGGGAACTGATCACTGCCTTATCGATGGTGGGCCTGTTCCTGCTGATCGTTGCCTGTGTAAACTTCATTAACCTCGCTACTGCACAGGCAGTGAACCGCGCTAAAGAAGTAGGCGTTCGCAAAGTATTGGGCAGTGACCGGAAGCATCTTATCATCCAGTTCATGGGTGAAACCTTCCTCATCACTTTGCTGGCTGTTGTATTGGCTACCGGCGTTGCCTCGTTGGTGATCACATCGCTCAATGCCTTACTGCAAATACAACTATCCCTCTCCTTTTTCAATAACCTTACCATACCGGTCTTTCTGCTGGCAGTAACCTTGCTCGTAACGGTACTGGCAGGCTTTTATCCCGCCCTTGTATTATCAGGTTACAATCCGATCACAGCCCTTAAAAGCAAGATCGCTGCTACAACAACCGGTGGACTCACCCTCCGCAGGAGCCTGGTAGTATTCCAGTTTGCCATTGCACAGGTACTGATCATTGGTATGCTGGTGGTAGTAAGTCAGATGAACTATTTTAAAAATGCTTCCCTTGGCTTTACTAAAGACCACATACTGAATGTGCCTATCCCGGCCGATAGTGCCGGAAGGGCAAAGATTGACTATCTCCGCGCACAGCTACAGCAACAACCGGGTGTTGAAAACCTGAGCTTCCACTTTGCCAGCCCGGCAGACAATGGTAACTCGAGCAGTGATTTTAAGTTCGGTAATACAGACAAAAACTCCGGCTTTGAAGCCAACCTTAAATGGACCGATGTAGACTACTTTAAAACCTATGACATTGCCTTCGTGGCAGGCAAGCCTTTCCAGCCTAATGACACTGTCAGGGAATTTGTGGTCAATGAAACCTTGCTGAAAAAACTGGGCATTAAAGACCCACAGGAAGCCCTTGGTAAAAGGATTAACTTATGGGATGGGATACACGTAGGAAATATCTGTGGCGTAGTAAAGGATTTTCATGCACGCTCTCTGCGTACCCCCATTGATCCCATCATCCTGGCTCCCTCGAAAGCGTACTACCGGGCTTTCAGTGTAAAGATGCACCCGGATAAAGCCAAGGAGACGATGGCTTATATTGAAAAGTTATGGACCAGCACCTATCCCGACTTTGTATATGAATACCAGTTCCTGGATGAGAAGATTGACAACTTCTACCGCCGGGAAACCCAGCTATCACAGCTCTATACCATTTTTGCCGCCATTGCCATCTTCATTTCCTGTTTGGGCCTCTATGGCCTGGTATCCTTCATGGCCGCCCAGCGTGTAAAAGAAGTAGGCATCCGTAAAGTGCTGGGCGCATCGGTTGGCAATATTGTATACCTGTTCTCACGCGAGTTCACGTTGCTCATCATCATATCATTTGCCATTGCTGGTCCTTTGGCATGGTACCTTATGACCAAATGGTTGCAGGATTTTGAATACCGCATCCCGTTGGGCGCCGGTATCTTCCTGGTGGCCATTGCCGGCTCCATAGTCATTGCCTGGATCACGGTAGGCTACCGGGCTGTGCGGGCCGCATTGGCTAATCCGGTGAAGTCATTGAGAAGTGAGTAA
- a CDS encoding ABC transporter permease produces the protein MFKSYLKTAWRNLWKNKTMACINILGLVTGITCCLLIGLYLQHEFSYDRFQQKGDRIARVLMDYRFTSGDFKKVPVTSTKVLPVLARTFPEVETGVRMANYDRIITLGDKQFEEEGFMYADSTFFDVFSFRLLQGHPKASLSGLHKVILTASAAKRYFGAENPVGKILKAGSDATPYEVTGVMEDCPSNSQIKFDFLASFSSLQANQEKTWWNANYTTFLLLKDKQAFAPLQANLSAYMKKDMAGQNAFIKFTLEHFDQIHLHSEFDSFVPNTHIAYLYILTGVALLVLTIACFTYVNLSTARSLDRSKEVGIRKAIGALKQQIFRQFISESLLLSMLAVLMSAGLVILLLPAFNQLAGTTLSARSLLSPATVAIVLLMIVCISFLAGSYPALVLAAFRPVKVLKGPVGKNSSGAWLRKTLIVFQFGISVFLVIATFIIHQQMRYIQEKKLGYERDHVLVLPYDNKMNNMGSTIKQELLTVPGITSVARTAHLPTSIVGGYNMRTATMPETDNMSVIANPVDEDFIRTMGMRIIAGSDLTRQDMADLDQPEGKEVIYHYILNESAAKVLGWTPQEAVGQKMFLDASRPGIVRGVVQDFHFQSLHAPIQPLVLFPERWGRNLLVKITGNNIPQTIQALQAKWKSLVPHRPFDYHFLDEDYNKMYNAEIRLGKIMNLFAGIAIILACMGLFGLSYHAIQQRQKEIGIRKVLGASVTQLLLLVSKGFLGLVLLAFVITVPLTWWAMNKWLEDFAYRISIGWLVFGVAGFIVLLIAACTVSFQAVKAALMNPVKSLRSE, from the coding sequence ATGTTTAAAAGTTATCTAAAGACCGCCTGGAGAAACTTATGGAAGAACAAAACCATGGCGTGTATCAATATACTGGGACTGGTAACGGGCATTACCTGTTGCCTGCTCATTGGTTTATACCTGCAGCATGAGTTCAGCTATGACCGCTTCCAGCAAAAGGGCGACCGCATTGCACGGGTATTGATGGATTACCGCTTCACCAGCGGTGATTTTAAGAAAGTACCGGTTACCAGCACCAAAGTGCTGCCGGTTCTGGCACGCACCTTTCCCGAAGTGGAAACAGGCGTACGGATGGCCAATTATGACCGGATCATTACCCTCGGCGATAAACAGTTCGAAGAAGAAGGCTTTATGTATGCCGACTCTACGTTCTTCGACGTTTTTTCTTTCAGGTTATTACAGGGGCATCCCAAAGCGTCGCTCTCCGGGCTCCATAAAGTAATATTGACGGCCTCTGCTGCTAAAAGATATTTTGGCGCTGAAAACCCGGTGGGCAAAATATTGAAAGCAGGCAGCGATGCCACGCCCTATGAGGTTACCGGTGTTATGGAAGATTGCCCTTCCAATTCGCAGATCAAATTTGATTTCCTCGCTTCTTTTTCTTCCCTGCAGGCCAACCAGGAAAAGACGTGGTGGAATGCCAACTATACCACCTTTTTGCTGCTGAAAGACAAACAGGCTTTTGCTCCTTTACAGGCCAACCTGTCCGCTTATATGAAAAAAGACATGGCCGGACAAAATGCCTTCATCAAATTTACGCTGGAGCATTTTGACCAGATACACCTGCACAGTGAGTTTGACAGCTTTGTGCCCAATACCCATATTGCCTACCTCTACATACTGACCGGTGTTGCCTTGCTGGTATTGACCATTGCCTGTTTTACTTACGTGAACCTGAGCACGGCCCGGTCTTTGGACCGCAGCAAGGAAGTAGGCATCCGTAAAGCCATCGGCGCCTTAAAGCAACAGATCTTCCGGCAATTCATCAGTGAGTCGCTCCTCTTATCGATGCTGGCGGTATTGATGAGCGCGGGATTGGTAATACTGTTATTACCCGCCTTCAACCAGTTGGCAGGTACCACCCTTTCCGCCCGCTCCTTACTATCCCCTGCTACGGTAGCTATTGTACTACTGATGATCGTGTGCATCAGCTTTCTGGCAGGCAGCTACCCGGCGCTGGTACTGGCCGCTTTCCGGCCGGTAAAAGTGTTGAAAGGCCCGGTAGGCAAAAACAGTTCAGGCGCCTGGCTGCGTAAAACACTCATCGTATTCCAGTTTGGCATTTCTGTTTTCCTTGTCATTGCCACCTTCATCATTCACCAGCAAATGCGGTACATACAGGAAAAAAAGCTGGGTTATGAGCGTGACCATGTACTGGTATTGCCCTACGATAATAAGATGAACAATATGGGCAGCACCATCAAACAGGAATTGCTGACGGTTCCCGGTATTACCAGCGTTGCCCGTACAGCCCACCTTCCTACTTCTATTGTTGGCGGCTATAACATGCGTACCGCCACTATGCCCGAAACGGATAACATGTCGGTAATCGCCAACCCGGTGGATGAAGACTTTATCAGAACAATGGGCATGCGCATCATTGCCGGCTCCGATCTCACCCGGCAGGATATGGCCGACCTGGACCAACCGGAAGGCAAGGAAGTTATCTATCATTATATCCTTAATGAATCGGCCGCCAAAGTACTAGGTTGGACACCCCAGGAAGCCGTTGGCCAAAAGATGTTCCTCGATGCCTCACGGCCCGGCATCGTAAGAGGCGTGGTCCAGGATTTTCATTTTCAGTCGCTGCACGCCCCCATCCAGCCCCTCGTACTGTTTCCTGAAAGATGGGGCAGGAACTTACTGGTGAAAATAACCGGCAACAATATTCCGCAAACGATCCAGGCATTACAGGCCAAATGGAAAAGCCTGGTGCCCCATCGTCCATTCGACTATCACTTTCTCGATGAGGATTACAATAAAATGTACAATGCCGAGATCCGCCTGGGCAAGATCATGAACCTGTTTGCAGGTATTGCGATCATATTGGCCTGCATGGGACTCTTTGGCCTCTCCTACCATGCCATTCAGCAACGCCAGAAGGAAATAGGTATCCGCAAAGTATTAGGAGCTTCCGTAACACAGCTATTGCTGCTGGTATCAAAAGGGTTCCTGGGCCTGGTGCTGCTGGCTTTTGTCATTACCGTACCGCTTACCTGGTGGGCCATGAACAAATGGCTGGAGGATTTCGCTTACCGCATCAGCATTGGCTGGCTGGTCTTTGGCGTAGCAGGCTTCATCGTACTGCTCATTGCGGCCTGTACCGTCAGCTTCCAGGCTGTAAAGGCGGCACTGATGAACCCGGTGAAGAGCTTACGTAGTGAGTAG
- a CDS encoding ABC transporter permease: MIRNYLTIALRTLWKHRVFTAINMAGLAIGISASLVIYLLVQYDFSFDKFHKDGDRIYRIVSRFTSPDGQVHKNPGVPVPMADAVRNEVTGLQVVAPFHTWSAEKISVPDSRKAKPVVHKSPEGIIFADQHYFELLQYEWVAGSGKTALQQPNQVVLSTAGAALYFPGVKPEEVVGRELYFDDNIRCTITGIVKDLTGNTDFTFKTFISYSTLDKAGIMSGDPLSWNNTSGDSQLFIKLSPGVTAGKIETAIHTLFNKHQKPGKDDNTKTAHLLQPLQDLHFNTDYRNFDQRTAHKPTLYGLLAIAAFLLLLGIINFINLATAQSSQRAKEIGIRKTLGSLKTQLVLQFLSETFLLTLMATMLSVITTPLLLKAFSGFLPAGLHFNLVQQPGILLFLLALLIGVSILAGFYPALILSGYKPILVLKNQAYANTGKTRNAWLRKSLTVSQFVIAQVFIMATILVSKQIHYAINMDMGFRKDAIVYFSTNYRDTVRTNKKVLMNKLAAIPEVAMVSLSNNPPSGNSVWSTTMIYKDGNKPIESNVQLKYADTNYIKLFRLTLLAGQNIIQSDTASQLLINKTYAHVLGFRQPQDAVGKYIEWNNKKLPVVGVVADFHQRSLHEAIKPLAISNGTNIALTINMLLHPQNDAGTVWPAAIKKMEKAWKEFYPEMDFSASFYDEQIAQFYENEQRVSTLLIWATALTIFISCLGLLGLVMYTTSVRVKEIGVRKVLGASVTQLVALLSRDFMALVLLAFVIATPVAWLGMHQWLENFAYRTSVSAWVFVLSAAIMMIITLFTLGFQTVRAALANPVKSLRSE, encoded by the coding sequence ATGATTAGAAACTATTTAACAATTGCACTAAGAACACTCTGGAAGCACAGGGTGTTCACTGCTATTAACATGGCAGGACTGGCCATTGGCATCAGTGCCTCACTGGTCATCTACCTGCTGGTGCAATATGACTTCAGCTTCGATAAATTCCACAAAGACGGCGACCGCATCTACCGTATTGTATCCAGGTTCACCTCTCCCGATGGCCAGGTACACAAGAACCCCGGTGTGCCTGTTCCAATGGCCGATGCCGTACGCAACGAAGTGACCGGACTGCAGGTAGTAGCTCCCTTCCACACCTGGAGTGCAGAAAAGATCAGTGTGCCGGATAGCCGTAAGGCAAAGCCCGTTGTTCATAAATCGCCGGAAGGGATCATCTTTGCCGATCAGCATTACTTTGAGTTGCTGCAATATGAATGGGTGGCAGGGTCCGGTAAAACGGCTTTGCAACAACCCAACCAGGTAGTATTAAGCACGGCTGGCGCCGCCTTGTACTTCCCGGGAGTAAAACCCGAAGAGGTGGTGGGCCGTGAATTATATTTCGATGATAATATCCGTTGCACCATCACAGGTATTGTCAAAGACCTCACCGGGAATACTGATTTCACCTTTAAAACATTTATATCCTACAGTACACTTGACAAAGCAGGGATAATGTCGGGCGATCCGCTGTCATGGAACAATACCTCCGGCGACTCACAGTTGTTTATTAAACTCTCGCCGGGCGTTACTGCCGGCAAAATAGAAACAGCTATCCATACCCTGTTTAACAAACACCAAAAGCCGGGGAAAGACGATAATACTAAGACAGCACATCTGCTACAACCTTTGCAGGATCTTCATTTCAATACCGATTATCGCAACTTTGATCAGCGCACCGCCCATAAGCCCACACTCTATGGCCTGCTGGCCATTGCAGCCTTTTTGCTGTTACTGGGCATCATCAACTTTATCAACCTGGCCACCGCACAGTCGTCGCAGCGGGCCAAAGAAATAGGTATCCGGAAAACGCTGGGCAGCCTGAAAACACAACTGGTCCTTCAATTCCTTAGTGAAACCTTCCTGCTCACCCTGATGGCCACCATGCTGTCTGTAATAACAACACCGTTATTATTAAAGGCATTCTCCGGCTTCCTTCCTGCAGGCTTGCATTTCAACCTTGTACAACAGCCCGGCATCCTCTTATTCCTCCTGGCGCTGCTGATCGGCGTTAGCATACTGGCAGGCTTTTACCCTGCACTGATACTATCGGGCTATAAACCTATACTTGTACTCAAAAATCAGGCGTATGCCAATACCGGCAAAACACGCAATGCCTGGTTACGCAAATCACTTACCGTATCCCAGTTCGTGATCGCACAGGTATTTATTATGGCCACCATCCTCGTAAGCAAACAGATCCATTACGCTATCAATATGGATATGGGCTTCCGGAAAGATGCCATCGTTTATTTCAGTACCAACTACCGTGACACTGTACGCACCAATAAAAAGGTATTAATGAATAAACTGGCTGCCATCCCTGAAGTGGCCATGGTGAGCCTGTCCAACAACCCGCCTTCGGGTAATAGCGTATGGTCCACCACAATGATCTATAAAGACGGAAACAAACCCATTGAATCGAATGTGCAGCTCAAGTACGCCGACACCAATTACATCAAACTATTCCGGCTTACCTTATTAGCTGGTCAGAATATTATCCAAAGCGATACCGCCAGCCAGTTGCTCATCAATAAAACCTATGCCCATGTATTGGGTTTCCGGCAACCGCAGGATGCCGTTGGAAAATATATAGAATGGAATAATAAAAAACTACCCGTAGTCGGCGTAGTGGCCGACTTCCACCAGCGGTCCCTGCATGAAGCCATTAAACCGCTGGCCATCAGCAATGGCACCAACATAGCCCTTACGATCAACATGCTGCTGCACCCACAAAACGATGCCGGGACAGTATGGCCGGCAGCTATTAAAAAAATGGAGAAAGCCTGGAAAGAGTTCTACCCCGAAATGGACTTTTCGGCCAGCTTCTACGATGAACAGATAGCCCAGTTTTATGAAAATGAACAGCGGGTTTCTACATTATTGATATGGGCTACCGCACTCACCATCTTTATCAGTTGCCTGGGTCTGCTGGGCCTGGTGATGTATACCACTTCCGTACGGGTAAAAGAGATTGGCGTTCGCAAAGTATTGGGCGCCTCCGTTACACAACTGGTGGCCTTGTTATCCAGGGACTTTATGGCCCTGGTGCTTCTCGCGTTCGTGATTGCCACACCGGTTGCCTGGCTGGGTATGCATCAATGGTTGGAAAACTTCGCCTACCGTACCTCTGTGAGCGCCTGGGTATTTGTGCTGAGTGCTGCGATCATGATGATCATAACACTGTTCACACTGGGCTTTCAAACGGTGCGTGCAGCCCTGGCCAATCCGGTGAAGAGCCTGAGGAGTGAATAA
- a CDS encoding ABC transporter permease — protein MLRNYFKTALRNLLRNKTYAAINITGIAIGLTAFWMIALYVADELSYDRFHANANRIYRVAQHASWEGGNISQASTSAPFAGSLKATYPEIQETTRILQEGGGIISYNNNPIKADDILFADANLFKVFSFPFISGNAATALAQPESIVLTESLARKLFSDPQKALNQTVYFENNYPNRVTGVIKDIPGNSHIQFSGLRSLPAGWTEGWQNFSVYTYLLLKPGTDYKKLEAKLPDWAGQTIQKMMNIKDYRVELQPLTSIHLHSNLQVEIGANSSITRVYIFIAIAALVLIIAVINYINLSTARSSTRIREVGVRKVIGSGRRHLVGMFITEALVMTVVAAAAAFFLITILLPLFNSLADKNLTVWRFGTAATLTVIIGFALLTGIISGIYPALFLSRFKTIPALKGQMGNLANNILFRKSLVVFQFVITAVMIACSMIIYQQMQYTSRKDLGFNKKQVLTFHIHDRTVRNQVAAIKTQLLKNPLIEGVAAAGNPIGNNNLGTHGFHFEKNDGSFSTSSKLAQELVVDAGYIPAMEIKVSQGRNFSTAIESDKYGAALINETLAKELGWTDPLNKRLRFKYGAGEIGERTVVGVIRDFHTFSLQHKVEPMVLMMPPVASMEDNLYVKINNSHTKEALAYIENVYKQFDKSNPVEFSFLDQNFARQYAAEQKQEKLSLIFTVLAVSIASLGLFGLAAFTAQQRVKEIGIRKVLGASISSIITMLSKDFIKLVLIAIVIATPIAWIGMHQWLQGFAYRVDIHWWIFGLAGMLALVITLATISIHAVRAALANPVDSLRNE, from the coding sequence ATGCTAAGGAACTATTTCAAAACTGCTTTACGCAACCTGCTGCGCAACAAAACCTACGCAGCCATCAATATTACGGGTATTGCCATCGGGTTAACGGCCTTTTGGATGATCGCCTTGTATGTGGCCGATGAACTGAGCTATGACCGGTTCCACGCCAATGCCAACCGTATTTACCGCGTGGCCCAGCATGCCAGTTGGGAAGGCGGCAATATCAGTCAGGCCTCTACCTCCGCGCCCTTTGCAGGCTCCCTGAAAGCGACCTATCCCGAAATACAGGAAACCACCCGCATCCTGCAGGAAGGCGGTGGTATCATCAGCTATAACAACAATCCTATCAAAGCAGATGATATCCTCTTTGCAGATGCCAATCTCTTTAAAGTATTCAGCTTCCCTTTCATCAGCGGGAACGCAGCAACAGCCCTCGCCCAACCCGAAAGCATTGTGCTGACGGAAAGCCTGGCCCGTAAATTATTTTCCGACCCGCAAAAGGCGCTCAACCAAACCGTCTATTTTGAGAACAACTACCCCAACCGGGTAACCGGCGTTATTAAAGATATCCCGGGCAATTCTCACATACAGTTCAGCGGTCTGCGCTCCTTGCCTGCCGGCTGGACAGAAGGCTGGCAGAATTTTAGTGTGTACACCTATCTCCTGCTGAAGCCGGGTACTGACTACAAAAAGCTGGAGGCCAAACTGCCCGACTGGGCCGGTCAAACCATTCAGAAGATGATGAACATAAAGGACTACCGGGTAGAGCTGCAGCCCCTCACTTCCATTCACCTGCATTCTAACCTGCAGGTGGAGATCGGCGCCAACAGCAGCATCACGCGGGTATATATCTTTATTGCTATCGCCGCCCTGGTACTGATCATTGCCGTTATCAATTACATCAATCTTTCCACCGCCCGTTCTTCCACCCGCATCAGGGAGGTAGGCGTACGCAAAGTGATCGGTTCGGGCCGGAGGCACCTGGTGGGCATGTTCATTACAGAAGCGCTGGTCATGACTGTTGTGGCAGCAGCAGCGGCCTTCTTTTTGATCACCATCTTACTGCCCTTGTTCAATTCCCTGGCAGATAAGAATTTAACCGTATGGCGCTTTGGTACTGCGGCTACCCTCACTGTCATTATTGGTTTTGCCCTGCTTACCGGCATCATCAGTGGCATCTACCCGGCCCTGTTCCTGTCGCGCTTTAAAACCATTCCTGCCCTGAAAGGACAAATGGGCAACCTGGCCAACAATATCCTGTTCAGGAAATCACTGGTGGTTTTCCAGTTCGTCATTACGGCTGTGATGATCGCCTGCTCCATGATCATTTACCAGCAAATGCAATACACTTCCCGTAAAGACCTTGGCTTTAATAAAAAGCAGGTGCTTACTTTTCATATCCATGACCGGACCGTGCGGAATCAGGTGGCAGCTATCAAAACACAGCTGTTGAAAAACCCATTGATAGAAGGTGTGGCCGCTGCCGGCAACCCCATCGGCAATAATAACCTCGGCACCCATGGCTTCCACTTTGAAAAGAATGACGGCTCTTTCTCCACCAGTAGTAAACTGGCGCAGGAACTGGTGGTGGATGCCGGTTACATTCCTGCCATGGAGATTAAAGTAAGCCAGGGCCGGAACTTCTCTACCGCCATTGAATCGGATAAATATGGCGCCGCCCTCATTAATGAAACCCTGGCGAAAGAGCTTGGCTGGACCGATCCCCTCAATAAACGGTTACGGTTCAAATACGGCGCCGGCGAGATCGGCGAAAGAACAGTAGTGGGCGTGATCAGGGACTTCCATACTTTTTCCCTGCAACACAAGGTAGAACCCATGGTGCTGATGATGCCTCCTGTAGCTTCTATGGAAGACAATCTCTATGTAAAGATCAACAACAGTCATACGAAGGAAGCATTGGCCTATATAGAAAATGTGTACAAACAATTTGATAAAAGCAACCCGGTAGAGTTCAGCTTCCTCGACCAGAACTTCGCCCGCCAGTATGCGGCTGAGCAGAAACAGGAAAAACTGTCGCTCATCTTCACGGTACTGGCTGTCTCCATTGCCTCGCTCGGCCTGTTCGGACTGGCGGCCTTTACTGCGCAACAACGGGTAAAGGAGATCGGCATCCGGAAAGTTTTGGGCGCTTCAATAAGTTCCATTATCACCATGCTGAGCAAGGATTTTATCAAACTGGTATTGATCGCCATTGTGATCGCCACGCCCATTGCCTGGATAGGCATGCACCAATGGTTGCAGGGTTTCGCCTACCGGGTAGATATCCACTGGTGGATCTTTGGCCTGGCTGGTATGCTGGCCCTGGTCATTACGTTGGCCACTATCAGTATCCATGCCGTGCGGGCGGCATTGGCGAACCCGGTGGATAGTTTGAGGAATGAGTAA